CAACAAGCGGGACCGCGAGATGCGCTACCGCCACTCCGGCTTCCCGGGCGGCCTCAAGTCGATGACCCTGGGACGCTCCCTCGAGCTGCACCCCGAGCGCGTCGTCGCCGAGGCCATCGAGGGCATGATGCCGCACAACAAGCTGTCGCGTCAGTCCATCAAGAAGCTTCACGTCTACGCCGGCTCCGAGCACCCCTACGCCGGCCAGAAGCCCGAGAACTACGAG
This genomic stretch from Corynebacterium hansenii harbors:
- the rplM gene encoding 50S ribosomal protein L13, with amino-acid sequence MSTFHPKDGDIERKWYVIDATDVVLGRLATHAADLLRGKGKAYFAPNVDCGDHVIVINADKIHISSNKRDREMRYRHSGFPGGLKSMTLGRSLELHPERVVAEAIEGMMPHNKLSRQSIKKLHVYAGSEHPYAGQKPENYEIKAVAQ